One window from the genome of Equus asinus isolate D_3611 breed Donkey chromosome 29, EquAss-T2T_v2, whole genome shotgun sequence encodes:
- the MAP3K8 gene encoding mitogen-activated protein kinase kinase kinase 8 gives MEYMSTGSDNKEELDSLIQHLNVSDIIDIMENLYPSEEPPVYEPSLMTMCQDSNQNEEHSESLLLSGQEVPSLSSVRRGTVEELLAFANHISNTAKRFYGHRPQESGILLNMVITPQNGRYQIDSDVLLIPWKLTYRNIGSDFIPRGAFGKVYLAQDIKTKKRMACKLIPVDQFKPSDVEIQACFRHENIAELYGVVLWGETVHLFMEAGEGGSVLEKLESCGPMREFEIIWVTKHVLKGLDFLHSNKVIHHDIKPSNIVFMSTKAVLVDFGLSVQMTEDVYFPKDLRGTEIYMSPEVILCRGHSTKADIYSLGATLIHMQTGTPPWVKRYPRSAYPSYLYIIHKQAPPLEDIAADCSPSMRELMEAALERNPNHRPRAADLLKHDALNPPREDQPRCQSLDSALFERKRLLSRKELELPENIADSSCTASTEESEMLKRQRSLYIDLGALAGYFNLVRGPPTLEYG, from the exons ATGGAGTACATGAGCACTGGCAGTGACAACAAAGAAGAACTCgattcattaattcaacatttGAATGTGTCTGATATAATAGACATTATGGAAAATCTTTACCCAAGTGAAGAGCCACCAGTTTATGAACCCAGTCTAATGACCATGTGTCAAGATAGTAATCAAAATGAGGAGCACTCAGAGTCTCTGCTACTCAGTGGCCAAGAGGTGCCTTCGTTGTCGTCGGTCAGACGTGGAACCGTGGAGGAGCTGCTTgcttttgcaaaccatatatcgaaTACTGCAAAGCGTTTTTATGGACACCGACCACAAGAATCtggaattttattaaatatg GTGATCACTCCCCAAAATGGACGCTATCAAATAGACTCAGATGTTCTCCTCATCCCCTGGAAGCTGACGTACAGGAATATTGGCTCTGATTTCATTCCTCGGGGGGCCTTTGGAAAAGTGTACTTAGCACAAGATATAAAGACTAAGAAAAGGATGGCGTGTAAATTG ATCCCAGTCGATCAGTTTAAGCCATCCGACGTGGAAATCCAGGCTTGCTTCCGGCACGAGAACATCGCTGAGTTATATGGCGTAGTCCTGTGGGGTGAAACGGTGCACCTCTTTATGGAAGCAGGCGAGGGAGGCTCTGTTCTGGAGAAACTGGAGAGCTGTGGACCGATGAGAGAGTTCGAAATTATTTGGGTGACAAAGCATGTTCTCAAGGGACTTGACTTTCTACACTCGAACAAAGTGATTCACCACGATATTAAAC CTAGCAACATTGTGTTCATGTCCACAAAAGCTGTTTTGGTGGATTTTGGCCTAAGTGTTCAGATGACTGAAGATGTTTATTTTCCTAAGGACCTCCGCGGAACAGAG ATTTACATGAGCCCAGAGGTGATCCTGTGCAGGGGCCATTCAACCAAAGCAGACATCTACAGCCTGGGGGCCACGCTCATCCACATGCAGACGGGCACCCCACCCTGGGTGAAGCGCTACCCTCGCTCAGCCTATCCTTCCTATCTGTACATA ATCCACAAGCAGGCGCCTCCGTTAGAAGATATCGCAGCTGACTGCAGTCCCAGCATGCGAGAGCTGATGGAGGCCGCCTTGGAGAGGAACCCCAATCACCGCCCCAGGGCAGCGGACCTGCTGAAGCATGACGCCCTGAACCCCCCAAGAGAGGACCAGCCGCGCTGTCAGAGCCTGGACTCGGCCCTCTTTGAGAGGAAGAGGCTGCTGAGCAGGAAGGAGCTGGAGCTTCCTGAGAACATTGCCG ATTCTTCATGCACAGCAAGCACCGAAGAATCCGAGATGCTGAAGAGACAACGTTCTCTCTACATAGACCTTGGAGCCCTGGCTGGCTATTTCAACCTTGTTCGGGGCCCACCAACATTAGAATATGGCTGA